The sequence tataatttttctcGTATCCTTCTGTGTCCATTCTATTACAAGATATACCTGTAGTGACAGTGACATGCTTCCAACATTTAAGGAATTCTAAACACTTACATAACCACACGTGGCCATCTCCTCACTGAAAGTAAatgaaacataaatgaaaaacGATGTGTATAGCTAAGGATAAAACGCTGCGTATGACTGAAGATGAAACGTTGCGTATAGCCCTTCAAGAGCCACAGTGGCCAGCTCCTGCCCTGTCGATTCTTTACCTCCCTTCTTCATAATTCAAGCCTATTTCCCTCTTCTGGATTAACTCGCAAGTCGCAACGACAGCGTAGTCAAGGGGCTTCGAGTCGCGTACGCGCTGGAAGAGCAATtttaatccccccccccccccccgcgtctctgaatttaaaagattattataGGCCCAACATTAGAACAAACAGAAAAAATGACGAGTGCAGATCAAATTTCAGATCTGCGAATTCTTCAATGATTAGGCTTCTTGTTTTCTTGCAAgatcataataatatttacaaaagGTGGGGCTACAGGCACAGGTTTGCGTTAACTGAGCCCCAAAAGTTCCAGATCAGGCTTGCATGGGCTAGGAGACGATTTGATTCCAAGAGTCCTATTTGCTCGTATGCTTTCCGATAACGACTACGAAAATAGCACACAAAGAGAAGAGATTGTTTAATGGGGCATGAGTTGCAACTAGGAAGTAAAAGACGGtggaaaatatagaaaacaaatagcCACCCCCTAAAGATtgactctttctttctttgtatacAGTGGTTTGCGCACCTAACCCTAACAGTTGACCCCCCCTCCATTACAGCGACAGGAAAAAGCTAGGAAAACAACCAAGATATGCCATTCTACTCTACGTCAAAATAATGCCCACTTCAGATGCgcattattatttatatcagTGATGAGCCACGTTGCAAAACAAGCGATGAGGGCTAGAATATAAGAAACCTTGGTATCTTGCCGAAGAATGATGCAAGAACTAGCGCCTTTCACGAGGGCAAAGCTCCTgcatttaagcttttttttagcAGTTATCTTTTAATAATCAATTCTTTTTGTTGAAGTTCATGTTCATGTCATTAAAAAGGACAATCAGTTTTCAAACAAGATGTTCAAGTCAAAAGAGACAGCAAGCTTGAACATAGTTTTGTCagcatattattttcttctttatgaGGAGAATACACACTGGCTTCAATTGTAAGATTAGAATTCTTTTGGTTTAGTATTAGACGAATGTTGTTCACTCTCTCATGGGGGGAGAGGTCTTGGGTTTGAACCTGGACTTTGGTGAGCCAAGGAGACATGTTCGAGGAAAAACTGAAAAGCAATGAATTGCAACGCGAGGTTAAACCTAAAGTTTGTACCTAAAAACATGGCTATTTCCTTCCAGGAACCTGTTTATTCAACAAAAGCTACCATCAAGCATTTGGAGACAGGATTAGTGCGCCATTATGAAATAAGGAGACACAGCAAAACATTGACCCTTTCCTCGCATATAGTATTCACTGTCCAAATGACATGCCTAAAAAGGTTGGCGACTTTCTGTTCTTCTTTTATGGCAGAACATTATTAGGAAACAGCCATTGTACCATTCTTCcttatttgaataataaatCTTATACAGGGGTTGGTGGGGAAGAGGGCATTAGTCTTTGAGCAACCAGTGAGTAATGAAGTACCAACACAGAATGCCCGATTACAGGGGCAGAATTGCGGGACCGGTGGACATCAAGGCCTCGTTTGAACAAGAATGAGCCACTGATGGTCTTCAGGTGTAAATCACACAAGTCATTTGTCAAGGAAACTTTCTCTTATACAACCAGGCAAAAAGAAACACTAAATTAACTTCTAAAAGAGATTCGTTAAATAGCAATAATACATTTTTGTAAGGCAGCTTGAGGTAGTGTTCATGATCATAGCGAGTGTAATTATCTGaaactcaaaagaaagaaagaaaaaatgaatctaTACTCTacttttaaaggaaataaaacaaaaaaaatctccctCCCGAGCACCATGTGTACAGTTTGTTTCCTACCATCAGGAGATTCTATTAGGATGTCAGACATCTGCACAGTTCATTGGTGCATACCCCAGCCTAGACTTCTTGGTGTCATACAAAACGTGGAAATTTTGCTGCTGATAGTTGCCAATTATTGAAAGAGCGGATCGAGGAGTGCCCAAAATTGCCAGGCAAACAACTTCCTCCGGATCTAGCCGGATGAAGTAGTTCTCGACGGGGAAATTCCAGACTGCTCCATCAGCAAACAGAATGCCGAAATCGGGCAACTCTATCTTCTCAACACCAGAGACATTGTAGCAAGGATCCAAAATTGGAAAATCTTGTACAATTGCATAGCCCTTCACCTTCTTAACAAATGCATCCTTTATAATCTGATAGGCTGGTTCTGCGAAATAACTAAGTGTGGTGCCGGAATCCACAATTGTACCCCGAACACCATCCGAGGTCATATTCCAAGTGCCCTCTGGGATGTTCAGCACTTCTCCTCCGACCACGATCGATTTTATTTGAACGTAATAAAATGTGTCTACTGGATTTTCTTTGCCCCCAACCAATGTAGTAAAATTCAATTCTGGGTGATTCAAGAGCTCCTTATCCTCGCCAAAAATCAACTTGCTGCTAACATTAGTGTCACTATTTCTGTCAACCAAGCAATACGAAAACGAGTGACCATACAGAGACTGAAGCTGGGAGGAAAATGAAAGAGGCCCTCTCCCAAGACCTAACAATCCTGAGGCCCCATGGAACAAGCCTCTATTCCAATGACCACAACCAAACATAACATTCTCCACTCTCTTAAATTCTGACTTCCCGGTAGGCGATGTGAGATTAACCGTGAATGTTTCAAGTGCAAAATCACCGGTTGTATTAGAGCTATCACCGTACCAATAGAAATAAGGGCATGTCTGATTTTCAGCCTTGCAAGGCTGAGGAGGATCGGGAGAAGAAACCAAATGACACCGAGGATCATGGCAACCTATATTCCTAAAGGAACTAGACTCCTTAGGATCATAATAAGGTCCATTTTGCTCAAAACAATCATGACAAGGAACGCATTGAATCCAATTAAGGTCACTACCAGtatcaagaatcaaagagtagTGTTTAGGAGGGGTACCGATAAACACATCCATGAAATACTCTCCAGAGCCAAGACTCACCCCTGACTCCAAAGTCGCCATGAGCTGCCCGGAAAGCCCAGTTCCATGAGATTCAGGCGATGCTGCCGGGGCAACCACCGTCTTGATTTGCTTTTCCGGCCGCTCCTTATCTTTCTTGAGCCTGGAAATGTCATTTTGATTCTTCTTCTCAATGATCCTTGTGTGGAGAGTCTGAATTCTAGCCAAGTCCCGGTTTGTGGATTCCACGAAAGATTCTTTGCCCTCAGATTTTCTATCCTTTGACCTGTGCTTCAAGTGGAGTTTGACCGTCTGTTTAGCCTCCTTTTCCTCTTCCCCTCCttcatcgtcgtcgtcgtcatcttCAAGAAGATCAAAATCTTCTTGCGAGACTATTGTCTGTGATTGTTTGCCTTTCTTTGAAGTATCCAGGTCACAACCTGTGTTTGTTGTTGAAGAAGAAACTGCATTGAAGCTCATATGATCAGGCAATTCGATGCCGGCAAGAGTAGAGATGTTGGATTTAACATTCTTTCTATGGTCATGGATTCCGGCGATAGCTTCAAAAGCACCAGAGaggagtaaaaaaagaaaaagaacaataaaagaCCTGGACAACATAGCAACAATCCCTTCTTCTTTGGTCCCAGAGGAAATCGTACATCAATCAAACAAGAAGGCAAGAATGCCAAGAAAGCTCAAACAAGAAGAGATATATATAGCAAAAATCAACTGAAAGCTTGAAAGGTCGTTGGCTTAGagaagtgaaagaaaaaaaagacaacaaataaaTCTACGTCTGGTAATGAAAATGTTGTTTAATGCAAGTATTTATGatacaaaagaaaggaaaagaaaagggctaAGGATTAACGTTTGAGGAGAAGAGAAGTCTTGCTTTGTTGTGGTGGTCTTTGTGAGTTCTAAGTTAGACCGAAAGATTAGACTTTGAATATTACGCAGAGCCTCTGCCTACACGCGGTTTGaataaggaaaattaaaaaggaaaagagaaggatagtatgcatttaatattattattatcattattattattattattattttaccagGTCTTCCTTTTCTTGTCGGGTTTTTTCCTCTCTGCTTCTTGTTTCATTTGCCTTTCACTGTACTTGTAGATTTGTAGTGGTCCTATAACATTAGTCCATTACAGCTACGCAAGCCGGCAAAGACACTGgtaatattctttgtttttaaaatgtttttttaaaaatatatattttttatattttcaaatacttttaacaagctaatattaaaaataattttttaaaaatttaaaaaatattactttaatatgttaataccttaaaaaacaactaccaTTTTAATCTTCTTCCTCTGGCGGTGAGTTTTGACTTCTTGAAAGTGAAACCTATAAGTTTGACTGAAGGTGAAAGGAGACAGACGCAAAAAAATTTGCGTATTCACACCTTCGTTGTACCAAAGAAAAGGTGAAAAACAGCTTCCATGGGACAAACcataattaaaaagagaaaagcattatattttaagatatttaattaacCGACCACAGTATAACATTTAtggttcaaaaataattttaaatttaagctatttatttattttttatacgtTGCTAGATAAAAAACAGAAGACATGTCTGCtgggatttttgtttttttttatttatttaggtaTTCTCACattcttttaaagaataagGTTAGTCTTATtcgatatttatatttatcttttttaataagtgtattttttaaaaattaaatttttatttttatatttatatttatatttataaaaatataacattattttaatggttAAACCAACACTTCATTACGAGTCTGAGCTTGCATACCTAATTTGTCAAatagaaaatttagaaatttgcaacaaaaaaaaccgagcAAGATTGTGTATAAAAATGGTTAACAAAGACAggcacataaaaataaaataaataaataaataaagtagttGAAGTCATTAAACGCTAACAACTCAGAAAAGGAGTGGTCAGTTAACAcgcacagagagagagagagagagagagagagaggagtggTCAGTTAACACGCACAGAAGGGTTGCCAAAATCTAACTTGTCTTTTGACAGGACGGATGACTCCGTCACCGCGTGTAATCGCCACTGCGCGTGCGCATACATGTGCctcagaaataaaaaaaataaaaaatagtgctATCAGAGGATACCGTCACTGGTCTTGAACTCCGTAGTAAACAGAGTTCTAACAACGTTAGTAATCTGGCACTCGAACCCAGAGTCAAGCTAGAGttcgtaaaaaataattttttgatacatAAATCTTTTTGCTAGCCTATGATTATTTATCTGTCCAAATTCATTAAACTAGTCAGGATTAGtgttgtctgtttttttttttttttcaattttaaatttgaattttgacaaTGAGAATTAATATAGggacaattttgtttttcaatttctatctttatttttgAAACTAGAAATTAATCCAAGAATTAATGTCAGGAATTAATTATGactaattcaaattaattctaacatttttttttatccctaatCTCATGTGCATAAATAGGGGTGGGTGGGAGGATTCAGTTTTatatggagaaaaaaattatgttctcTCTTCCTTCTAACTTCTTTATTGTTTTGCTCTGTTTTACTTTAGTAAATAATTGCaaagtattattatatttatttaaaaaaataaaattaacgctcttaaaatttttaaggattataaaaataaagtttaaaaccAACAAAATGCAATAAAGTTGGACAATATGaggtatattttattaaattttgttcttaaaatgatattatccATTAGATTAGTGATTCTTATTCATATaagtaaaatgatattattgaatgtaaaaatcaaactaaaaaatatgatgagTTGTTGATAAGTTTGGGAGCTTTCTATAACTTATGAGGAAAGAAATTTGTTACTGTCAATTATATACTTCACGAATTACaccataaaaaaactagaaaatacatCTTATGAGTTGCAAGAAATGTCATAATCCATTTTTAACCCCtaattttctcatatattttttaaaaatataatttccttttcaaaataTACGGCTCCATGAAGTTCAAaccaattttcataattttttgtattttgtttcgtTTTAGTTTGTAtgataaaatagataaataaaaaaaaattagggattgaattgagaagagagaaagaaaaagggacCAATATGGCTAAGGACTAAAATATAATGGAATATCAtgcaaataagagaaaagaagaagaataatcaaacaaaattacaaaattacagGAAGAGATCCTacacaattaagaaaataaacttttgaTTAATTTGGACCATGGGATTTTCCAATTAGAAATCCACAATCAAgaaggaaataatataaaacatgaaataatataaaatactataacaatattttttcagtattgaatttttttgtttaatgagtCCTAGACAATATAAATAGAAGGGACAGACACACATAAACACTAttacgggaaaaaaaaaaaaaactagtcaactaaagccaaaaaaaaaaaaacaaaaaaaaacccagaaaaatattagaaataaaaacaaatttccccttttcttttcaaaaaaaaaaaaaagaagaaaccatGACAACCAAATTGTTGattaacaacaacaatttaaacctaaaacaattaacaacCTCCTTATTAGTAGCAATGACTACCACTTAGTCCACCTATCTATCCATACTTTTAAAACCTCACTTAGTTCTCCTATTTCTCAACTATTTCGTAGCCTTAAAACCTTTCCTCACCAATCTTTTATTCTTGATCGAGCTTGAACACCATTAAAACAATGCCCTACCATTGATGTCCTGAATAGCAATgtaaccttcttttttttcccagttGATTAAACCTTTTATATAAGCCACCACTAACGGTGTTGAACCAACATTTATAAAGAACCCAAAATAACCCAAGATTTGCCATATTTCCAACATGAAACCTGACAAAAATCTACATAAAACAACCCAATAATGATTATAATAGTTTTCTGTTAAAAAACCAcattatttgttgttaattctgCAGGTTTCAACATTGAAATGTAGAACACATATGTCACACAGcacatcatattttttatgagtCAATCGAGACTTGCGCGTGACCATCACGTGCCACACGAATAGATCCAATTCCATCAACTTTCAATTGACTTTAGAAACTCACAAAGGTTTATTTTGAACCTTaacattttgatttctttatttttcgaATGATTTGTAACttgtttgttggttttttaatCCGTGAATATGCATTTGCTTGTATACCATTGACttaatcattttgattaatttactATACATATATGACTTCAATGTTAGATCatatttatcaatattaattagGGTTTGTTGGATGATTTGTAATATGTGGCCATCTTTCCCTTATGTatggatatattttttggattattatGAGACTTAAGTTTAAATGGTGTATTATATGGGTTTCTTTGTGTAATGTTGGTCGGTCATTGTACACTTTAGGATGCTATAATCCTTAAAAAGGTCATGTCCCtgagaaattgaattttatcatctaaagaatataatttttgttttcactaAAAAGAtatgtaaataaaattttctttttcctggaGAATCAACCAAGGAACAATATAATCCTTAAAATGGTTTTGTTCCCAGGAAGTTGATTGTTGTCATCTAAAAAGTgtaatcttgttttctttgaaaaattgagtacataaaaatttagttttattaaagaGTCAACTCGTGGGTGGTATAATGTTTAAAAAGGTTATGTTCCTAAAAAGTTAAAACTTTatggttttcaaaaaatataatattttgtttttatcaaagaaTCGACCTGTGTAtggtaaaatttttaaaaggattttgTCATAGTAAAGTCAAaacttaactttttaaaataagaatataaattgtGTAACCAAAGAAAATGGGCTAGAGCTTAATTCATCACTAAATATTTTTTCGAGTTTCACACATATAGCTAAAAATAAGGATTGAGGGCATCATTGCTATACTTGAGTCCCAAATCATTATCTTCAGTCATATAAACCTTTTACCTCTATAAAATCTCTAGATTGATATTGCAAGTATTAGTAGTTATTAATAAATCCTAGACTTTGCGCTTCGCTGTCAGAAACACAACATTAAGTTAAGGCAAAAGTATTTTTATGCGCACATAGTAGataccttttttctttaaaaacaaatataaagtaGTCTACTATGGTATGATGTTTaagtgtgaatttttttttttttaacatatttaacTCTTTACTCAAAAATCTTTAACAAACCAATTACAATTTCTAGTTATTATAAAACTAGGTGttagttcattttcttttatcttgccAAGATATCTCTAtgataaaaagagaataaaaaacatCTTCCTATGAATACCTTAACGTATAGGGTGTGTCttctaaaaaaaacctttgaagaATCTAAAGCAAAGATTTCATCCTCGATTCAACTAAGTTCAAGAAGACAAAGGACTGCATCAGACATAATGTTATTAAATGTGCTGGAATTTGGATTAACTGGTCGTTTTAATAATATGTGTGTTTGGCATAGCGACTTTTCTTAACACTATTATTTAGGTCCATGCGAGGAATTCTCCCTGATTTTTTTATCCCGAAACACAGAAACACAAGTGGCTTAATGCTAGTACATGGCGTGCCGCACACGAGGGAGGGCATTTCTTTTAAATGGTTGCGTCGATGAGAGGACAACACGGATCGATCGAGCTAAGTTGATTCTTAGCAAgactttgaagaagaagaagaagaggatcctaaaagataaaaatacgtCGAATTACACTTGTCTATTCTCTTGAATTGATGTTCCAAGAAACCAAGAGGAAATAGAATTATTCCAAGGAGATTAAAGTGACTGTTTATTCGTTATAAATCGGTCAGTCACTTCACGATTTGACACGCTTCATTTTCTATTTGAGGAAAGTAGACTAAGGACTTGCCCTCCCTCAGCACCCAACTTAAGGTTAGAATTTTTCCTGGCCAAATACACGACTTGCATCGCCACACGGCACCCGACTAGATTACGGCTAACCTGTGTGAATGCCTGGGCGATAATTGGCCTCCGAATGCGGGGATTGAAACCTGTGACCTTGAACCTTCAAACACTGCATGTGTCGTGGAACCTGTTCTTGGGTTGTACGAGCTTTTAATTTACCTAAAATTATCATTACAAAGCATGAGGAGTTCGGGCTTCCATTTGAGCGTGCTGGAACAGATGTAGTAG is a genomic window of Populus alba chromosome 5, ASM523922v2, whole genome shotgun sequence containing:
- the LOC118061740 gene encoding aspartyl protease family protein 2, which encodes MLSRSFIVLFLFLLLSGAFEAIAGIHDHRKNVKSNISTLAGIELPDHMSFNAVSSSTTNTGCDLDTSKKGKQSQTIVSQEDFDLLEDDDDDDEGGEEEKEAKQTVKLHLKHRSKDRKSEGKESFVESTNRDLARIQTLHTRIIEKKNQNDISRLKKDKERPEKQIKTVVAPAASPESHGTGLSGQLMATLESGVSLGSGEYFMDVFIGTPPKHYSLILDTGSDLNWIQCVPCHDCFEQNGPYYDPKESSSFRNIGCHDPRCHLVSSPDPPQPCKAENQTCPYFYWYGDSSNTTGDFALETFTVNLTSPTGKSEFKRVENVMFGCGHWNRGLFHGASGLLGLGRGPLSFSSQLQSLYGHSFSYCLVDRNSDTNVSSKLIFGEDKELLNHPELNFTTLVGGKENPVDTFYYVQIKSIVVGGEVLNIPEGTWNMTSDGVRGTIVDSGTTLSYFAEPAYQIIKDAFVKKVKGYAIVQDFPILDPCYNVSGVEKIELPDFGILFADGAVWNFPVENYFIRLDPEEVVCLAILGTPRSALSIIGNYQQQNFHVLYDTKKSRLGYAPMNCADV